One part of the Anaeromyxobacter sp. Fw109-5 genome encodes these proteins:
- a CDS encoding hemerythrin domain-containing protein has translation MATSIDAVGVLERDHRDLEELFQAFERSGSAARRKELAARIVRELSIHASLEEQLVYPRIRRVDDRPAGAAGRRGASKEPQVLVALEEHHLAKVALAEIARLPPGDARFDPKVRVLIASVRRHVEEEERDLLPAMARAYTPEELQELGTALDRARRIAPTRPHPTAPDEPPGALFAGLAAGAYDRSRDGIAQLVELTADVARQLADAALRRGEGAVRHARERFTRQLGEARAELQPAAIERRVRRGARRGQQRAGEAVEEAGRALQSASLH, from the coding sequence ATGGCCACGTCCATCGATGCAGTCGGCGTCCTGGAGCGCGATCACCGTGACCTCGAGGAGCTCTTCCAGGCCTTCGAGCGCTCGGGGAGCGCCGCGCGGAGGAAGGAGCTCGCGGCCCGCATCGTCCGCGAGCTCTCCATCCACGCCTCCCTCGAGGAGCAGCTCGTGTACCCGCGCATCCGGCGCGTCGACGATCGCCCCGCCGGAGCGGCGGGCCGGCGAGGCGCGTCGAAGGAGCCGCAGGTCCTGGTGGCCCTCGAGGAGCACCACCTCGCGAAGGTGGCGCTCGCGGAGATCGCGAGGCTCCCGCCCGGCGACGCCCGCTTCGACCCGAAGGTGCGCGTCCTCATCGCGAGCGTGCGGCGCCACGTCGAGGAGGAGGAGCGAGATCTGCTGCCCGCGATGGCGCGGGCCTATACGCCCGAGGAGCTGCAAGAGCTCGGGACGGCGCTCGACCGCGCGCGGCGGATCGCGCCCACGCGGCCGCACCCGACCGCGCCGGACGAGCCGCCCGGCGCGTTGTTCGCCGGGCTCGCCGCGGGAGCGTACGACCGGAGCCGCGACGGCATCGCGCAGCTCGTCGAGCTGACCGCCGACGTCGCGCGGCAGCTCGCCGACGCGGCCCTGCGCCGGGGCGAGGGCGCCGTGCGGCACGCCCGCGAGCGCTTCACGCGCCAGCTCGGGGAGGCGCGCGCGGAGCTCCAGCCGGCCGCCATCGAGCGGCGCGTCCGTCGCGGCGCCCGGCGGGGGCAGCAGCGGGCCGGCGAGGCGGTCGAGGAGGCGGGCCGCGCGCTGCAGTCGGCCTCGCTCCACTGA
- a CDS encoding App1 family protein yields the protein MARVRSLARRITLRAAAAARAVRNRAYLSLGGPGSMEIVAYRGYGGEDRLHVKGRVLADKGIRPGRADDRLWHDLRNMRKRVLSRPIPHARLVATFQGRRLEASTDDLGYFDLWIRPDGPLAPGRSWVEVPLELVAPLNRRQGPVRATAQVRVPGPRTRFVVVSDMDDTVVRTGATSVLSLLRESFTGNAYTRVPFPGVAALYRALRAGAGGDEENPLLFVSRSPWNLYDLFQQFLQLHEIDERPVVFLRRWGLTEEGLTLADVKGLKYTLISQMLELHAGLPFILVGDSGQKDPEIYREVIRAYPGRVLAVYVRNVSRDPARAEGVRALAREVAAQGSTLILAADSVEMARHAARNGWIDPSAVSAVAGERAVERESGGRVDERPARHVGGPDAAGTEAAVRAGALDRELEEAEREHAPVVVEAEHRDSPR from the coding sequence ATGGCTCGCGTCCGGTCCCTCGCCCGCCGGATCACGCTCCGCGCCGCCGCCGCGGCGCGGGCCGTGCGCAACCGCGCCTACCTCTCCCTGGGCGGCCCGGGGTCGATGGAGATCGTCGCCTACCGGGGCTACGGGGGCGAGGATCGACTGCACGTGAAAGGACGGGTCCTGGCCGACAAGGGGATCCGCCCTGGCCGCGCCGACGATCGCCTGTGGCACGACCTGCGCAACATGCGGAAGCGCGTCCTCTCGCGGCCCATCCCGCACGCCCGGCTCGTGGCGACGTTCCAGGGCCGGAGGCTCGAGGCGAGCACCGACGACCTGGGCTACTTCGACCTCTGGATCCGCCCCGACGGACCGCTCGCTCCGGGACGGAGCTGGGTGGAGGTGCCGCTCGAGCTCGTGGCGCCCCTGAACCGACGCCAGGGGCCGGTGCGGGCGACGGCGCAGGTGCGCGTCCCCGGACCGCGCACGCGCTTCGTCGTGGTGAGCGACATGGACGACACGGTCGTGCGCACCGGCGCGACGAGCGTGCTCTCCCTGCTGCGCGAGTCGTTCACGGGCAACGCGTACACGCGCGTGCCCTTCCCCGGCGTCGCCGCGCTGTACCGCGCCCTGCGGGCGGGCGCAGGGGGAGACGAGGAGAACCCGCTGCTCTTCGTCTCCCGCAGCCCCTGGAACCTCTACGACCTGTTCCAGCAGTTCCTGCAGCTCCACGAGATCGACGAGCGGCCCGTCGTCTTCCTGCGCCGGTGGGGCCTCACGGAGGAGGGCCTGACGCTCGCCGACGTGAAGGGGCTCAAGTACACGCTCATCTCGCAGATGCTGGAGCTCCACGCCGGGCTGCCGTTCATCCTCGTGGGGGACAGCGGTCAGAAGGATCCGGAGATCTACCGCGAGGTGATCCGCGCGTATCCGGGGCGCGTCCTCGCCGTCTACGTGCGCAACGTGAGCCGCGATCCGGCGCGCGCCGAGGGGGTGCGGGCGCTCGCGCGCGAGGTCGCGGCCCAGGGATCCACGCTGATCCTGGCCGCGGACTCCGTCGAGATGGCGCGGCACGCGGCGAGGAACGGCTGGATCGACCCGTCGGCGGTGTCCGCCGTCGCGGGAGAGCGCGCGGTGGAGCGCGAGTCCGGGGGGCGCGTGGACGAACGTCCGGCGAGGCACGTGGGCGGGCCCGACGCAGCGGGGACCGAGGCGGCGGTGCGCGCCGGCGCCCTCGACCGCGAGCTGGAGGAAGCCGAGCGGGAGCACGCGCCGGTGGTGGTCGAGGCGGAGCACCGCGACTCCCCGCGCTGA
- a CDS encoding asparaginase domain-containing protein, with translation MATEPIRLFVTGGTFDKEYDELSGRLYFKDSHVHEMLRLARCRVETRVQTLMMIDSLDMTEADRATVVESCRSAAERRIVVTHGTDTMPETARALLAAETGKTVVLTGAMVPYAFGSSDGLFNLGSALSFAQVLPPGVYVAMNGRVFPADRVRKNRESGIFEET, from the coding sequence ATGGCGACCGAGCCCATCCGACTCTTCGTGACCGGCGGCACCTTCGACAAGGAGTACGACGAGCTGTCGGGCCGCCTCTACTTCAAGGACTCGCACGTCCACGAGATGCTCCGGCTCGCGCGCTGCCGCGTCGAGACCCGCGTGCAGACGCTCATGATGATCGACAGCCTCGACATGACGGAGGCGGACCGCGCGACCGTCGTCGAGAGCTGCCGGAGCGCGGCGGAGCGGCGCATCGTGGTCACGCACGGAACGGACACCATGCCCGAGACCGCCCGCGCCCTGCTCGCCGCCGAGACCGGCAAGACGGTGGTCCTCACCGGCGCGATGGTTCCCTACGCGTTCGGCTCGTCGGACGGGCTCTTCAACCTCGGGAGCGCGCTGTCGTTCGCGCAGGTGCTCCCGCCCGGCGTCTACGTCGCGATGAACGGACGCGTGTTCCCGGCGGACCGGGTACGGAAGAACCGCGAGAGCGGCATCTTCGAGGAGACCTGA
- a CDS encoding glutathione S-transferase, translating into MPPPDRSPTYELLYWPGLQGRGEFIRLAFEDAGVPYVDVGRAPESEGGGVAAIERLLQEPGPWLTPLGPPALRHGDVLVAQTAAILQYVAPRIGLVPEDEASRLRAHQIQLTLADLVAEAHATHHPVAVSLHYEAQKREAARNAEAFVRERIPLFLRYLDRALDSNPAGGGRWLVGTGCSYVDLSTFQVIAGLRYAFPRAMRRHERRCPRLGALHDAVAARPRIAAYLASERRLSFNEWGIFRHYPELDLPGPARPSRAKAKAGDGSGKRRRSSGAGSRAAAGTRSATPRPRRRKA; encoded by the coding sequence ATGCCCCCGCCAGACCGATCCCCCACGTACGAGCTCCTCTACTGGCCCGGCCTCCAGGGACGCGGCGAGTTCATCCGCCTCGCGTTCGAGGACGCCGGGGTCCCCTACGTCGACGTCGGCCGCGCGCCGGAGTCGGAGGGCGGAGGCGTCGCCGCCATCGAGCGGCTGCTCCAGGAGCCCGGCCCCTGGCTCACGCCGCTCGGGCCGCCGGCGCTGAGGCACGGGGACGTGCTCGTCGCGCAGACGGCGGCCATCCTGCAGTACGTCGCACCCCGCATCGGCCTGGTCCCGGAGGACGAGGCGAGCCGGCTGCGCGCCCACCAGATCCAGCTCACCCTCGCGGATCTCGTCGCGGAGGCGCACGCCACGCATCACCCCGTCGCCGTCTCGCTCCATTACGAGGCTCAGAAGCGCGAGGCCGCGCGCAACGCGGAGGCGTTCGTCCGCGAGCGCATCCCGCTCTTCCTCCGCTACCTCGACCGCGCGCTCGACTCGAACCCCGCGGGCGGCGGGCGCTGGCTCGTCGGTACGGGCTGCAGCTACGTGGATCTCTCGACGTTCCAGGTGATCGCCGGGCTGCGCTACGCGTTCCCTCGCGCGATGCGGCGCCACGAGCGGCGCTGCCCGCGCCTCGGCGCCCTGCACGACGCCGTCGCCGCGCGGCCGCGGATCGCGGCGTATCTGGCGTCCGAGCGGCGCCTCTCGTTCAACGAGTGGGGCATCTTCCGGCATTACCCGGAGCTCGATCTGCCCGGTCCCGCCCGCCCCTCCCGGGCGAAGGCGAAGGCCGGCGACGGCTCCGGGAAGCGGCGCCGGTCGAGCGGGGCCGGGAGCCGCGCCGCCGCGGGTACCCGGTCCGCCACGCCCCGGCCCCGCCGCCGCAAGGCGTGA
- a CDS encoding winged helix DNA-binding domain-containing protein has protein sequence MADRPLTLRALNRATLARQLLLARERIPALRAVERVAGFQAQLARLPFIGLWSRVEGFRREELIRLAAARAVVRGPLMRATLHLVSAADYLRFRGPLQPVLDGAARVVAERLAEVDVARIVAAARAFLEEEPRTFDELRPLLAARFPGLDPRAMAYAARMKLPLVQVPSDVAWGFHGSARFTMAEAWLGEPIPDGRSPEALVVRYLAAFGPATAADAQAWSGLARLEGVLAALRPKLRSVRDEDGRELLDLPHAPRPPEDTPAPVRFLPEWDNLLLGHADRRRVVSIAHRKAIVTKNLLVPPTFLVDGFVSGTWQIAGKGARARLELKPFAPLARRSRDALMEEGERLVRFVEGDADEARASTAAAEPLRRRARASSEARPARGPRPGGTRGARRTAGRPRSGR, from the coding sequence GTGGCCGACCGCCCCCTCACGCTGCGCGCGCTGAACCGCGCGACGCTCGCGCGCCAGCTGCTCCTCGCTCGGGAGCGTATCCCCGCGCTGCGCGCGGTGGAGCGGGTCGCCGGCTTCCAGGCGCAGCTCGCGCGGTTGCCGTTCATCGGGCTCTGGTCCCGCGTGGAGGGCTTCCGCCGCGAGGAGCTGATCCGGCTCGCCGCTGCCCGCGCCGTCGTGCGCGGGCCGCTGATGCGCGCGACGCTCCACCTCGTCAGCGCGGCGGATTACCTGCGCTTCCGCGGCCCGCTCCAGCCCGTCCTCGACGGAGCGGCGAGGGTCGTCGCGGAGAGGCTCGCGGAGGTGGACGTAGCCCGCATCGTCGCCGCCGCCCGCGCGTTCCTCGAGGAGGAGCCGCGGACGTTCGACGAGCTACGGCCCCTGCTCGCCGCGCGGTTCCCCGGCCTGGACCCGCGCGCGATGGCCTACGCGGCGCGAATGAAGCTCCCGCTCGTTCAGGTCCCGAGTGACGTCGCCTGGGGGTTCCACGGCTCGGCGCGCTTCACGATGGCCGAGGCCTGGCTCGGCGAGCCGATCCCCGACGGTCGCTCCCCCGAGGCGCTCGTGGTGCGCTACCTCGCCGCGTTCGGGCCCGCGACGGCTGCGGACGCGCAGGCATGGTCGGGGCTGGCGAGGCTCGAGGGGGTCCTCGCGGCCCTCCGGCCGAAGCTGCGGAGCGTCCGCGACGAGGACGGTCGGGAGCTCCTCGATCTGCCGCACGCTCCCCGCCCGCCGGAGGATACCCCCGCGCCCGTGCGCTTCCTGCCGGAGTGGGACAACCTCCTGCTCGGGCACGCCGACCGCCGGCGCGTCGTCTCCATCGCGCACCGGAAGGCGATCGTCACGAAGAACCTGCTCGTGCCGCCGACGTTCCTCGTGGACGGCTTCGTGTCAGGGACGTGGCAGATCGCTGGCAAGGGGGCGCGTGCAAGGCTCGAGCTGAAGCCATTCGCGCCGCTGGCGAGGCGCTCGCGCGACGCGCTCATGGAGGAGGGCGAGCGGCTCGTGAGGTTCGTGGAAGGTGACGCCGACGAGGCCCGGGCGTCCACGGCGGCGGCGGAGCCGCTCCGTCGCCGTGCCCGAGCGTCCAGCGAAGCCCGTCCGGCGCGAGGCCCCCGGCCCGGAGGTACCCGCGGAGCACGCCGTACAGCTGGTCGGCCGCGCAGCGGGAGGTGA
- a CDS encoding polymer-forming cytoskeletal protein, with protein sequence MRTLVAFLGSVALAVPHLVAAAEDEERGCDIEITGRDEVVRSGDIVVGPGERLREVVALSGSVRVKAGATVEDVVALGGQIVVEDGAVVTGDATAVGGDVRLQKGARVEGSATTVGGKLKVAEGALLEGDRNSVQAELGGKSLEQHLLRAVSSALKDADCRIRIHQD encoded by the coding sequence ATGCGCACGCTCGTCGCTTTCCTCGGTTCCGTCGCGCTCGCCGTACCCCACCTCGTCGCCGCCGCTGAAGACGAGGAGCGCGGGTGCGACATCGAGATCACCGGGCGCGACGAGGTCGTCCGGAGCGGAGACATCGTGGTCGGCCCGGGCGAGCGCCTCCGCGAGGTCGTGGCGCTGAGCGGCTCGGTGCGCGTGAAGGCCGGCGCCACCGTCGAGGACGTCGTCGCCCTCGGGGGGCAGATCGTCGTGGAGGACGGCGCGGTCGTGACGGGCGACGCCACCGCCGTGGGCGGCGACGTGCGCCTGCAGAAGGGCGCGCGCGTCGAGGGGAGCGCGACCACCGTCGGCGGGAAGCTAAAGGTGGCGGAGGGCGCGCTGCTCGAGGGCGACCGGAACTCGGTCCAGGCCGAGCTCGGCGGAAAGAGCCTGGAGCAGCACCTCCTGCGCGCGGTATCCTCGGCGCTGAAGGACGCGGACTGCCGGATCCGGATCCACCAGGACTAG
- a CDS encoding CDP-alcohol phosphatidyltransferase family protein gives MTSIHDRLQALLRPAIRALSRAGVTPNAVTTAALVGSVAVGGVIAAGAAPWSLALLPAWLLARMALNALDGMMSRELGRATQLGAVLNEVGDVVSDLALYLPFALRAPEAALPVFLFAATGVLTEFCGVLGQALGGRRRHDGPMGKSDRALVVGAYALVLSLHAPAAAAAPWLFDALAALALLTCWNRLTRTLEELREEAA, from the coding sequence GTGACCTCGATCCACGACCGCCTCCAGGCGCTGCTCCGGCCCGCGATACGCGCGCTCTCGCGCGCCGGCGTGACGCCGAACGCCGTCACGACCGCCGCGCTCGTCGGCTCGGTCGCGGTCGGTGGCGTGATCGCCGCCGGAGCGGCGCCGTGGAGCCTGGCGCTGCTCCCCGCCTGGCTGCTCGCGCGGATGGCGCTGAACGCGCTCGACGGGATGATGTCCCGCGAGCTCGGCCGGGCGACGCAGCTCGGCGCGGTGCTGAACGAGGTCGGCGACGTGGTCTCCGACCTGGCCCTGTACCTGCCGTTCGCCCTGCGCGCTCCCGAGGCCGCGCTGCCCGTCTTCCTGTTCGCGGCGACGGGGGTGCTCACGGAGTTCTGCGGCGTGCTGGGCCAGGCGCTCGGCGGACGGCGCCGCCACGACGGGCCGATGGGCAAGAGCGACCGCGCCCTCGTCGTCGGGGCGTACGCGCTCGTGCTGTCGCTGCACGCGCCGGCCGCGGCCGCGGCCCCCTGGCTCTTCGACGCGCTCGCGGCGCTGGCGCTCCTCACCTGCTGGAACCGGCTCACCCGCACGCTCGAGGAGCTGCGCGAGGAGGCGGCGTGA
- a CDS encoding DEAD/DEAH box helicase family protein has protein sequence MPKLLADGVYDHLLDEALRALVRDAEGGRAVHVGDLDPERTPSFLAAHFRPLLERVLEEVPGEDDERQRRRVEILNRLLATLAEAAREHCGELPLNPDATVVTAARHLRSVWPCGPLGAAPEVRLPETPLSESALLVNASGEPSLGHELARELASADRVDLLCAFVKWSGLRFVLDELRELVARGRHRGEVRPLRVLTTTYIGASDARAIEELARLGAEVRISYDAQRTRLHAKAWLFHRHSGTHTAYIGSSNLSRAALHEGLEWNVRLSQRDAAPLLEKFRHAFDSYWESDEFVPVDPDRDMARIRAALAAQRTSARAEPVEARAGSEWNPIHFDLRPHPYQEPMLEALRVERERGHHRNLVVAPTGTGKTLVAAFDYASLRKELPRDRLLFVAHRERLLTQSRAAFAAVVRDASFGELLTAEAKPTAGTHVFATIQSLARADLPRDLPPDHFDVVIVDEFHHAEAPTYDRLLSHVRPKVLLGLTATPERHDGKDVRRWFDGRTAFELRLWDALEQGLLSPFQYFGVKDTVDLSDVAWSRGWGYDRDELSRRYVAGGAEARVRLVLQEVHRRVAEPRRMRALGFCVSVAHAEYMARTFTEKGLPSVAVTGDTPGEAREGAIRRLERGELTTLFTVDLFNEGVDIPAVDTVLFLRPTESATVFLQQLGRGLRRHAEKPCLTALDFIGNARREFRFDRRFKAILGGTTRQVKAAIEQGFPYLPPGCAMHLDHLATRAVLDNIQHSIGAGVQWLSSELAALGIGTPLRQFLRDADRAVRQRPELHVALPARVRDTDPRRAAPRPARAAAGGDARRGRRAAPVPAAGRRRPAVRGSRCAALRWPRPLGRLGGRASG, from the coding sequence GTGCCGAAGCTCCTCGCCGACGGCGTCTACGACCACCTGCTCGACGAGGCGCTCCGCGCGCTCGTCCGCGACGCGGAGGGCGGGCGCGCCGTCCACGTCGGCGACCTCGACCCCGAGCGCACCCCGAGCTTCCTCGCCGCGCACTTCCGGCCGCTCCTGGAGCGGGTCCTGGAGGAGGTGCCGGGCGAGGACGACGAGCGTCAGCGGCGGCGGGTGGAGATCCTGAACCGGCTCCTCGCGACGCTCGCCGAGGCCGCGCGCGAGCACTGCGGAGAGTTGCCGCTGAATCCCGACGCGACCGTCGTCACCGCCGCGCGCCACCTTCGCTCGGTCTGGCCGTGTGGCCCGCTCGGCGCGGCGCCCGAGGTCCGCCTGCCGGAGACGCCGCTCTCCGAGAGCGCGCTCCTCGTGAACGCCTCGGGCGAGCCGTCGCTCGGCCACGAGCTCGCGCGCGAGCTCGCGAGCGCCGACCGCGTGGACCTCCTCTGCGCGTTCGTGAAGTGGAGCGGGCTGCGCTTCGTGCTGGACGAGCTCCGGGAGCTCGTCGCGCGCGGTCGCCACCGCGGCGAGGTGCGCCCGCTGCGCGTGCTGACGACGACCTACATCGGCGCGAGCGACGCGCGCGCCATCGAGGAGCTCGCCCGGCTCGGCGCCGAGGTGCGCATCTCCTACGACGCCCAGCGCACGCGTCTGCACGCGAAGGCGTGGCTCTTCCACCGCCACTCGGGCACGCACACGGCATACATCGGCTCGTCGAACCTGTCGCGAGCGGCGCTGCACGAGGGGCTCGAGTGGAACGTGCGCCTCTCCCAGCGCGACGCCGCGCCCCTGCTCGAGAAGTTCCGCCACGCGTTCGACTCCTACTGGGAGTCGGACGAGTTCGTGCCGGTCGATCCGGATCGGGACATGGCGCGGATCCGGGCGGCGCTCGCAGCGCAGCGGACCTCCGCTCGCGCAGAGCCTGTCGAAGCGCGAGCGGGTTCGGAGTGGAACCCCATTCACTTCGACCTCCGCCCGCATCCCTACCAGGAGCCCATGCTGGAGGCGCTCCGCGTCGAACGCGAGCGCGGCCATCACCGCAACCTCGTCGTCGCCCCCACCGGCACCGGGAAGACGCTCGTCGCGGCGTTCGATTACGCGAGCCTGCGCAAGGAGCTCCCGCGCGATCGGCTCCTCTTCGTGGCGCACCGCGAGCGGCTCCTGACGCAGAGCCGGGCCGCCTTCGCGGCGGTGGTGCGCGACGCGTCCTTCGGCGAGCTCCTCACCGCAGAGGCGAAGCCCACGGCGGGCACCCATGTCTTCGCCACGATCCAGTCGCTCGCGCGCGCGGACCTCCCGCGAGACTTGCCTCCCGACCACTTCGACGTCGTCATCGTCGACGAGTTCCACCACGCCGAGGCGCCGACGTACGACCGCCTGCTCTCGCACGTCCGCCCGAAGGTGCTCCTCGGCCTCACCGCGACGCCCGAGCGGCACGATGGCAAGGACGTGCGCCGCTGGTTCGACGGCCGGACCGCGTTCGAGCTGCGCCTGTGGGACGCGCTGGAGCAGGGGCTCCTCTCGCCGTTCCAGTACTTCGGCGTGAAGGACACGGTGGACCTCTCGGACGTCGCCTGGAGCCGCGGCTGGGGCTACGACCGTGACGAGCTCTCCCGGCGCTACGTGGCCGGCGGCGCCGAGGCGCGCGTGCGGCTCGTGCTCCAGGAGGTGCACCGCCGCGTCGCCGAACCGCGCCGCATGCGCGCGCTGGGGTTCTGCGTCTCCGTGGCGCACGCCGAGTACATGGCGCGCACGTTCACGGAGAAGGGGCTCCCGAGCGTCGCGGTGACGGGCGACACGCCCGGCGAGGCGCGCGAGGGCGCCATCCGCCGGCTCGAGCGCGGCGAGCTCACGACGCTCTTCACGGTGGACCTCTTCAACGAGGGCGTGGACATCCCGGCGGTGGACACGGTGCTCTTCCTTCGCCCGACCGAGAGCGCGACGGTGTTCCTCCAGCAGCTCGGCCGCGGACTGCGCCGCCACGCCGAGAAGCCCTGCCTCACGGCGCTCGACTTCATCGGCAACGCCCGGCGGGAGTTCCGCTTCGACCGCCGCTTCAAGGCGATCCTCGGCGGCACGACGCGCCAGGTGAAGGCGGCGATCGAGCAGGGCTTCCCGTACCTGCCGCCCGGCTGCGCGATGCACCTCGACCACCTCGCCACGCGCGCCGTGCTGGACAACATCCAGCACAGCATCGGCGCCGGCGTGCAGTGGCTCTCGTCCGAGCTCGCCGCGCTCGGCATCGGCACGCCGCTCCGCCAGTTCCTGCGCGACGCCGACCGAGCTGTACGCCAACGACCGGAGCTTCACGTCGCTCTGCCAGCACGCGTTCGGGACACCGATCCTCGACGAGCCGCTCCGAGACCTGCACGCGCGGCTGCGGGCGGTGACGCACGTCGCGGACGACGAGCGGCTCCGGTTCCTGCGGCGGGTCGCCGGCGACCAGCCGTTCGGGGAAGCCGATGCGCAGCTCTCCGCTGGCCCCGACCCCTCGGCAGGCTCGGGGGAAGGGCGAGCGGGTAG
- a CDS encoding DUF3427 domain-containing protein, whose product MAAAALVDSRKPADAFTALEEARRHPTFRRELGELLDVLEDDRRDATFPWQPPDRHPPPSVASPEQAPKRSTHGAIPLHVHARYRQEEVLAALGAGTGTLPRLQAGVYFAERENVDVLFVTLKKSESGFSPSTMYRDFAMSPTRFHWETQNAAHPGSGAGRRYLEKTSTVLLFVREYRKQPNGVAEPYCFLGPATLESASGERPMQIVWRLEHAMPGHLYQRATLAAG is encoded by the coding sequence ATGGCGGCCGCCGCGCTCGTGGACAGCCGCAAGCCCGCCGACGCGTTCACCGCGCTCGAGGAGGCCCGCCGCCATCCGACGTTCCGCCGCGAGCTAGGTGAGCTGCTCGACGTGCTCGAGGACGACCGCCGCGACGCGACGTTTCCGTGGCAGCCTCCGGACCGTCACCCACCGCCGAGCGTGGCGTCGCCGGAACAGGCACCGAAGCGAAGCACGCACGGCGCCATCCCGCTCCACGTCCACGCCCGCTACCGCCAGGAGGAGGTCCTCGCCGCGCTCGGCGCCGGCACCGGCACCCTCCCCCGCCTCCAGGCCGGCGTGTACTTCGCGGAGCGCGAGAACGTGGACGTGCTCTTCGTGACGCTGAAGAAGAGCGAGTCGGGCTTTTCTCCGTCCACGATGTACCGAGACTTCGCGATGAGCCCGACCCGTTTCCACTGGGAGACGCAGAACGCCGCGCATCCCGGCTCCGGCGCCGGCCGCCGCTACCTCGAGAAGACGAGCACGGTCCTGCTCTTCGTCCGCGAGTACCGCAAGCAGCCGAACGGCGTCGCAGAGCCCTACTGCTTCCTCGGCCCCGCGACGCTCGAGTCCGCCTCCGGCGAGCGGCCGATGCAGATCGTCTGGCGCCTCGAGCACGCGATGCCGGGGCACCTCTACCAGCGGGCGACGCTGGCGGCGGGGTGA
- a CDS encoding alpha/beta fold hydrolase: MPPLVFLPGAGGRASCWRPVADRLEDLGSAQVLGYPGFGDVPADHGVRSLDDLYRWVVERLPPGSSHVIAQSMGGILAARLAAERPERVARLVLVATSGGVDVRRLGAAEWRDEYRASLPDVPGWFIDDRTDLTGRLSEIRAPTLLLWSDQDPVSPPGVARFLAERIPRARIVTVAGGTHAFASERPDEVASIIRSHLTG, encoded by the coding sequence ATGCCACCCCTCGTCTTCCTGCCCGGCGCTGGTGGAAGGGCGTCCTGCTGGCGGCCCGTGGCCGACCGGCTGGAGGACCTCGGTTCGGCGCAGGTCCTCGGCTATCCCGGGTTTGGCGACGTCCCTGCCGATCACGGCGTGAGGTCGCTCGACGATCTGTACCGCTGGGTCGTGGAGCGCCTCCCGCCAGGATCGAGCCACGTCATCGCACAGTCCATGGGAGGAATCCTCGCCGCGCGTCTGGCGGCGGAGCGGCCGGAGCGCGTGGCACGCCTGGTCCTGGTGGCGACCTCGGGCGGCGTGGACGTTCGACGGCTGGGGGCGGCGGAGTGGCGCGACGAGTACCGCGCGTCCCTGCCGGACGTTCCGGGCTGGTTCATCGACGACCGCACCGACCTCACCGGCCGGCTCTCCGAGATCCGCGCGCCGACGCTCCTCTTGTGGAGCGACCAGGATCCGGTCAGCCCGCCCGGGGTGGCCCGGTTCCTCGCCGAGCGCATCCCGCGCGCGCGCATCGTCACGGTGGCGGGCGGGACCCACGCGTTCGCGAGCGAGCGCCCGGACGAGGTCGCCTCGATCATCCGTTCGCACCTGACCGGATGA
- a CDS encoding nuclear transport factor 2 family protein has protein sequence MIGALIARSRARRGFDALNRKDLAAVVGAFADDAVFEFPGRTRMSGRFEGKRALEEYFRRWFAERAMIRFRVMHVCVEDVLALGGTNTVQVEWALEEADRHDVSFHLSGVTVLDVRHGKIVRARDYVFEPDVLEREWATPEAAALPHPRRGARASTASSTSTAGG, from the coding sequence ATGATCGGAGCACTGATCGCGAGGTCGCGCGCGCGTCGCGGGTTCGACGCGTTGAACCGCAAGGACCTCGCCGCGGTGGTCGGTGCGTTCGCCGACGACGCCGTGTTCGAGTTCCCGGGGCGGACCCGGATGTCGGGGCGGTTCGAGGGAAAGCGCGCCCTCGAGGAGTACTTCCGGCGCTGGTTCGCCGAGCGGGCGATGATCCGCTTTCGGGTCATGCACGTGTGCGTCGAGGACGTCCTCGCGCTCGGCGGCACCAACACCGTGCAGGTCGAGTGGGCGCTCGAGGAGGCGGATCGGCACGACGTGAGCTTCCACCTCTCCGGCGTGACGGTGCTCGACGTCCGCCACGGCAAGATCGTGCGCGCACGCGACTACGTCTTCGAGCCGGACGTGCTCGAGCGCGAGTGGGCGACGCCCGAGGCCGCCGCGCTGCCCCACCCTCGGCGAGGAGCGCGCGCCTCGACCGCATCCTCCACGAGCACCGCCGGTGGGTGA